The genomic region AACACATTTCGTGTTACAACGGCCTCCGATCCCCTCGCAGTGATGGCCACCCTGCCGCGGCACCCGTCCGCCTGGTGGCGCTGGTACACCTCTTAGGTATCACCGACGAGAGCCGAAGCCTGCCCATCCATCTCCATGAGTGTCCGGCTTGCTACGTGCTTCTATACGGCGAAACTGTTGTGCCGTCGGTCGTTGCGCCAAACTTGTGACCAGAAGCGGCTTGAGCCAGCGTGTCACAGCGACCCATCGCGGTACGTCCACATGCCGTCTACGGTGCTCAATCGCATCTACAAGGCGTGAAGCGCAATGATCAGCGGCGACGGGCCGACTCATCAAAGTCGGGAGCGTCGAAACCAGTTCAGTGAATTGCGTTGACTTAGATTGAGTTTCGCGCAGCATCGGCGTATCAACCAATGACATGTGTGCCGTACCGACGGCCACACCGTGGCTGGCAAGCTCGACTCTAAGCACGTTCGCGAACTGCTCCGCGCCGGCCTTACTTGCGCCGTAGGAAGCCATGCCGGGCATCGCGGTGTATGACGACACCGAGGCCACCACCAAGATGTAGCCCTGCCGGTCGAGGAGGGACGGCAAAGCAGCACGGACGGTGTTGAACACGCCGATCACGTTCGTCTCAATCACCTGCCGGAACTCTTGCGGGTCGACGGTGCAGACGGGCGCCCAGTGCTCGACACCGGCATTAGCCACGACAACATCAATCCGACCAAAACGCCCCATCGCGGCGTCGACCGCAGCTTGCATCCCATCGAAATCGTTGACATCGCAGCCGGCACACGCGACCACCGCGTCTCCCAGCTCCTCTGCAAGGGTCTGGAGGCTTGATCCGTCGGCATCAATGAGCAAGAGCCGGGCCCCGCGCTGGTGCAGCAGTCGCGCCATGCTGGCGCCGATCCCCCGCGCAGCCCCTGTGATCATGACGACTTTCCCACGAAGCATGCTTCCCCCGGTCACTACGATCGCCCCCTGTCCGCAGTATCGCTGGCGCGGTTTCAAGGTTCAGCTATATGGCTGGAGTGTGGGCAGCGCGACCCCTTACCGTGCGCTCGGCGCGAAGAGCATGTCGGGATATGGGAGACGAACAAGCCAGCCTGACATTGACTGGATCGTTTTGCCGAACTTCGCGGCTGACTTCCCAAAAAACCCCGCCTGCAC from Mycolicibacterium sp. YH-1 harbors:
- a CDS encoding SDR family oxidoreductase, whose translation is MARLLHQRGARLLLIDADGSSLQTLAEELGDAVVACAGCDVNDFDGMQAAVDAAMGRFGRIDVVVANAGVEHWAPVCTVDPQEFRQVIETNVIGVFNTVRAALPSLLDRQGYILVVASVSSYTAMPGMASYGASKAGAEQFANVLRVELASHGVAVGTAHMSLVDTPMLRETQSKSTQFTELVSTLPTLMSRPVAADHCASRLVDAIEHRRRHVDVPRWVAVTRWLKPLLVTSLAQRPTAQQFRRIEARSKPDTHGDGWAGFGSRR